A stretch of Alkalicella caledoniensis DNA encodes these proteins:
- a CDS encoding spore germination protein: MRQLIKKIFSAPTKKNGEKKQRGTPISKNLNKNYSYLKNLFQDCDDINFRRFKIANTNTTALIVYVDGLTNEDTLSNNVIRMLTTMAKKEVTENIDSSTIESRLISISKVTTVKEFDLAVEGLLAGEGLLIIDGISNAFSLETRQWEGRKVTEPTNEQIIRGPREGFTETLRFNTALIRRRIKNNDLKMKSIKVGRESKTDIVVAYLSNTAKDEVVKEVLKRVSQIDIDGVLESNYIEELIEERTISPFPQILNTERPDRAVGHLLEGKVAILVDGSPFVLIVPVTLAQFFHSPEDYYQRYGYVLVIRILRFFAFFASTSLPSLYVILTTYRYEMMPIRIVFSIAEGRRELPFTPFMEALLLELAVEFLREATIRIPSPIGQTIGIVGALIIGEAAIQANLVGPILVIFTAITMLGSFAIPNYSMSSNIRILRFPILLSVGILGGFGFVISWFILIIHICNLESFGVPFLQPLFPFKSSEQRDTIFRTPFRWMRRRPIETAGKNVRRQKGVESDNEKKR, encoded by the coding sequence GTGAGACAACTAATTAAAAAGATATTTAGTGCCCCCACAAAAAAAAATGGGGAAAAAAAACAAAGGGGTACACCTATATCCAAAAATCTAAACAAGAACTACAGTTATCTGAAGAATTTATTTCAAGATTGCGATGATATAAATTTCAGAAGATTTAAGATAGCCAATACTAATACAACAGCCTTAATAGTATATGTTGATGGCTTAACAAATGAAGATACACTAAGTAATAATGTCATACGTATGCTGACAACCATGGCCAAAAAGGAAGTAACTGAAAATATCGACTCGTCTACAATTGAAAGTAGACTAATATCAATAAGCAAGGTTACCACTGTTAAAGAGTTTGATCTAGCTGTGGAGGGTTTGCTAGCAGGTGAAGGGTTACTCATTATTGATGGTATCAGCAATGCTTTTTCCCTAGAAACAAGGCAGTGGGAAGGGAGAAAGGTAACAGAACCAACAAATGAGCAGATTATACGCGGACCGAGGGAAGGTTTCACAGAGACATTGAGGTTTAATACTGCTCTAATCCGTAGAAGAATCAAGAATAATGACCTTAAAATGAAGAGTATAAAAGTGGGTAGAGAATCTAAGACAGATATTGTAGTGGCCTATTTGAGCAATACAGCAAAAGATGAAGTGGTTAAAGAAGTACTTAAAAGGGTATCCCAAATTGATATCGATGGGGTACTAGAGTCTAATTATATAGAGGAGCTTATAGAGGAAAGAACCATATCTCCATTTCCGCAAATACTAAATACCGAAAGACCAGACAGAGCAGTGGGGCATCTCTTAGAAGGTAAAGTGGCAATTTTAGTTGATGGTTCGCCATTTGTTCTAATTGTACCGGTGACCCTTGCCCAGTTTTTCCATTCACCAGAAGATTATTATCAAAGGTATGGGTACGTGTTAGTGATAAGGATTTTAAGATTTTTTGCGTTTTTTGCATCTACAAGCTTACCTTCACTATATGTAATACTCACAACTTATAGGTATGAGATGATGCCCATAAGAATTGTTTTTTCAATTGCAGAAGGTAGAAGGGAACTTCCATTTACCCCTTTTATGGAAGCTCTACTTTTAGAACTGGCAGTGGAGTTTTTGCGGGAAGCCACCATAAGGATTCCGTCACCCATAGGTCAGACCATCGGTATAGTTGGTGCATTGATCATAGGGGAAGCAGCTATACAAGCAAACCTTGTTGGGCCAATCCTAGTTATTTTTACAGCTATTACAATGTTAGGTAGCTTTGCCATACCAAATTACTCCATGTCATCTAATATAAGGATACTAAGATTTCCCATCCTTCTTTCTGTAGGAATACTCGGTGGATTTGGCTTTGTTATTTCATGGTTTATTCTAATTATCCATATATGCAATCTAGAATCATTTGGAGTTCCTTTTTTGCAGCCGTTATTTCCTTTTAAATCCTCAGAACAAAGGGATACAATTTTTCGGACACCCTTTAGGTGGATGCGTAGGAGACCAATAGAAACAGCAGGAAAGAATGTTAGACGCCAAAAGGGGGTTGAGAGTGATAATGAGAAAAAGAGATGA
- a CDS encoding GerAB/ArcD/ProY family transporter, which produces MEKKKQKKKKSSEKKFDISEFQWYSLVINAVFGIGVTTLPRELADVAGRDGWISIIIATLLILCYSYICITYSKMFPTKSLVQSMQIVLGKPLGMILSLAYILYTLIVTGIVVRLFLEIIYVYFDLIYPYYVPIALFIIPVVYMARSGLATLSRMSEIVLVFSFSAIVLFLFPDRTPSWLELLPVFENGYTGVLEAIPDVGFSFLGVEILLVFYPYIEKKKSVLRVTSMGVMTSGLLYAALFVGTIVFLGMGLVQVVFWPFIEYLKLVRIELFERMDNIFLYIWTAKIVMVMAIQYFSGTFSLALLTGKKYHDTWAITMWIIPFAVAYFIPDVLTLQDYTARVSMIGGILILVLPILLLIVAKIRGINENEKSNS; this is translated from the coding sequence ATGGAGAAAAAGAAGCAAAAGAAAAAAAAGAGTAGTGAAAAGAAATTCGATATATCAGAATTCCAATGGTACTCCTTGGTTATAAATGCAGTATTTGGGATAGGCGTAACAACTCTTCCCAGGGAACTAGCAGATGTGGCTGGTAGGGATGGTTGGATTTCAATAATTATTGCTACTTTACTAATATTATGTTATTCATACATATGTATCACATACAGCAAAATGTTCCCCACTAAAAGCTTGGTTCAGTCAATGCAAATAGTCCTGGGAAAACCCCTAGGTATGATTTTAAGTTTAGCATACATACTTTACACACTAATTGTGACAGGTATAGTAGTAAGATTGTTTTTAGAGATTATATATGTTTATTTTGACTTAATATACCCCTATTACGTACCAATTGCCTTGTTCATAATTCCTGTAGTATATATGGCCAGAAGTGGTCTTGCAACACTTAGCAGAATGAGTGAAATTGTTTTGGTATTTTCCTTTAGTGCCATAGTCCTGTTTTTATTCCCTGACCGGACACCTAGTTGGTTAGAATTACTTCCAGTATTTGAGAACGGTTATACGGGAGTACTGGAAGCTATACCAGATGTAGGCTTCTCTTTTTTAGGTGTTGAAATTCTCCTGGTATTTTACCCATATATAGAAAAAAAGAAAAGTGTATTACGGGTAACATCCATGGGTGTGATGACCTCAGGGTTGCTATATGCAGCTCTCTTTGTGGGCACAATTGTTTTTTTAGGAATGGGTTTGGTACAAGTGGTTTTTTGGCCATTCATAGAATATCTTAAACTTGTGCGAATTGAACTGTTTGAGAGAATGGATAACATTTTTTTATATATCTGGACAGCTAAAATAGTAATGGTTATGGCAATTCAATATTTTTCTGGTACTTTTTCCTTAGCTCTCCTTACGGGGAAAAAGTATCACGACACATGGGCTATAACCATGTGGATAATTCCCTTTGCAGTGGCTTACTTTATACCAGATGTATTAACTTTACAGGACTACACTGCCCGAGTTTCAATGATCGGAGGAATCTTAATTTTGGTATTACCAATACTTTTACTTATAGTCGCAAAGATTAGGGGGATCAATGAAAATGAAAAAAGTAATAGTTAG
- a CDS encoding diacylglycerol/lipid kinase family protein encodes MKEFFFVVNPASANGTTRVVWDEIILFLDSKQLNYDYSLTSGPNEATTITRDAIKKGYKKIIAVGGDGTVNEVVNGFFDEQGKISIEDVALGVISRGTGCDLIKTLNIPKNYQGAVETLITGNTKAIDLLQVQFLNKEKQKEKRYCVNISDVGLGGYVAQRVNHTSKSGGGLWSYLRGTLLSILKYKNNSGIIEVDGKVVHQGEFSIVAAANGRFFGGGMELAPMAKIDDGYIEVITLVNMGKVELLYNLSKVYKGTHIGHPKVKHYRCKKLSVSSDEPLPLEIDGENPGFGGVSYGVVQKAIKVIC; translated from the coding sequence ATGAAGGAATTTTTCTTTGTGGTAAACCCTGCATCAGCCAACGGCACAACAAGAGTTGTGTGGGATGAAATTATATTATTCTTAGATTCCAAACAACTTAACTATGACTATTCCCTTACATCAGGACCAAATGAAGCAACAACTATTACAAGGGATGCAATTAAAAAAGGCTATAAAAAAATAATAGCCGTGGGTGGTGATGGAACAGTTAATGAAGTTGTCAATGGTTTTTTTGATGAACAAGGTAAAATATCAATAGAAGATGTGGCCTTAGGTGTAATTTCTAGGGGAACAGGCTGCGACCTTATTAAGACCCTTAATATACCGAAAAATTATCAAGGGGCAGTAGAAACATTGATAACTGGTAATACTAAGGCAATTGATTTATTGCAAGTACAATTTCTCAATAAAGAGAAACAAAAGGAAAAGAGATATTGTGTAAATATTTCAGATGTTGGATTAGGTGGCTATGTTGCCCAGAGGGTAAATCATACATCCAAATCCGGAGGTGGCCTATGGTCATATCTAAGAGGCACATTGTTAAGTATCCTAAAATACAAAAATAATAGCGGAATAATTGAGGTTGACGGAAAAGTTGTGCATCAAGGGGAATTCTCCATTGTGGCAGCTGCAAATGGGAGGTTTTTCGGTGGAGGTATGGAGCTTGCTCCCATGGCTAAAATAGATGATGGATATATAGAAGTTATTACACTGGTCAATATGGGGAAAGTGGAGCTTTTATATAACTTATCTAAGGTTTACAAGGGAACCCATATAGGACACCCAAAGGTGAAGCACTATAGGTGTAAAAAATTAAGTGTCAGTTCTGACGAGCCTTTGCCCCTTGAGATAGATGGTGAAAATCCAGGCTTTGGAGGAGTGTCATATGGGGTAGTTCAAAAAGCTATAAAAGTCATTTGCTAG
- a CDS encoding Ger(x)C family spore germination protein, with translation MKKVIVSVLVSVIILAGCQIAPNTNVIDELAIVLALGVDKDEDDPSVTVITTSNPTFSQAAETDNKVTVVKGYGVRGAFKNWQYQRQKELALGKVGVVVFGSNQIEAGLATIIPDLRQTPDMNVTAKVIYYDGEPSELLQLTPAEEARKSIFLNNLIEQAELMNITMPINLCELGGRILTTGKDGFLPYVEKTEAGSAKIAGLALLDETGSLATIINDSETLLLSLLMKYQDYTTISTKIPEIADIIVFQVKGTKNRYYVEIKNGKPVIEIRSEIVIEISEVSQRDVEIMEEEFFEDVKKHLSADLTKTTTELVQKFQKYNTDPIGLGEIVRVRENDYYKKGTWRDDYPNIDIRSNVNVKVIRGNVFRKNL, from the coding sequence ATGAAAAAAGTAATAGTTAGTGTTTTAGTCAGCGTCATTATTTTAGCTGGTTGCCAAATAGCACCTAATACAAATGTAATAGATGAATTAGCAATCGTTTTAGCCCTAGGAGTGGACAAAGATGAAGATGACCCATCAGTAACTGTAATAACAACTTCTAACCCAACATTTAGCCAAGCCGCAGAGACAGATAATAAAGTAACTGTGGTAAAAGGGTATGGAGTTAGGGGAGCTTTTAAAAATTGGCAATATCAAAGACAAAAGGAACTGGCCCTAGGTAAGGTGGGTGTTGTTGTTTTCGGTAGCAATCAAATCGAAGCAGGATTGGCAACTATTATTCCTGACCTGCGTCAGACCCCTGATATGAATGTTACTGCGAAAGTAATATATTATGATGGTGAACCATCTGAGTTACTACAACTTACTCCAGCTGAGGAAGCAAGGAAGAGTATTTTTCTTAACAATTTAATTGAGCAAGCAGAACTGATGAATATCACTATGCCCATAAATTTATGTGAACTAGGTGGAAGAATTCTGACAACGGGAAAGGACGGTTTTCTACCCTATGTTGAAAAGACTGAGGCTGGGTCGGCTAAGATTGCTGGATTGGCATTACTAGATGAAACTGGGAGTTTAGCTACTATCATAAATGACTCTGAGACTTTGTTGCTCTCTCTTTTGATGAAATACCAAGACTACACAACCATATCAACAAAGATTCCTGAAATTGCCGATATTATAGTGTTTCAAGTTAAAGGAACAAAGAATAGATATTATGTTGAGATAAAAAATGGTAAGCCAGTAATAGAAATAAGATCAGAAATAGTGATAGAAATAAGTGAGGTAAGTCAAAGGGATGTAGAAATAATGGAAGAAGAGTTTTTTGAAGATGTTAAAAAACATTTGTCCGCGGATTTAACTAAAACAACAACAGAATTAGTACAAAAATTTCAAAAATACAACACTGATCCTATAGGATTGGGTGAAATCGTCAGGGTAAGGGAAAATGATTATTATAAAAAAGGAACATGGAGAGATGATTACCCAAACATTGATATTAGATCAAATGTCAATGTTAAAGTAATAAGAGGTAATGTGTTCCGCAAAAATTTATAA